A single Providencia manganoxydans DNA region contains:
- a CDS encoding Crp/Fnr family transcriptional regulator — MMDETPFRELWLKFSEQELLPDVDWLFRHAPPSVKNTFCTIHLQEGYKLIQQGTENQYTYIIIEGEFVVNKLADNGKELALTFCYKGEFLGEMEALCQQKHYCYDVIALTDARVIRIPTDSFLVWLSQDHRLSILLNRQLAKRSLINGEQRLMTAVDSIEKNLLYILTQISSHQIRLPRETLAAILGTSRRHLDKVLFKLKEQGMIRQEGQIILLSN; from the coding sequence ATGATGGATGAAACGCCTTTTCGTGAGTTATGGCTGAAGTTTAGTGAACAAGAGCTATTGCCCGATGTGGATTGGCTATTTCGTCATGCGCCACCTTCAGTTAAGAATACTTTTTGTACTATTCACTTACAAGAAGGCTATAAGCTGATCCAACAAGGCACTGAAAATCAATATACCTATATTATTATTGAAGGTGAGTTTGTGGTAAACAAACTCGCCGACAATGGTAAAGAGTTAGCATTAACCTTTTGTTATAAAGGGGAATTCTTAGGGGAAATGGAAGCGCTGTGTCAGCAAAAACACTACTGTTATGACGTCATTGCATTAACAGATGCAAGAGTGATCCGTATACCAACTGACAGCTTTTTAGTTTGGTTGTCGCAAGATCACCGCTTATCTATTTTATTGAATCGTCAATTAGCCAAACGCTCACTGATTAATGGCGAACAGCGCTTAATGACCGCAGTGGATTCAATCGAAAAAAACCTGTTGTATATATTGACGCAGATTTCAAGCCATCAAATTCGCCTACCACGAGAAACGCTTGCCGCGATTTTAGGTACTTCACGCCGCCATCTGGATAAAGTGCTGTTTAAATTAAAAGAGCAGGGTATGATCCGACAGGAAGGTCAAATTATACTGCTAAGTAACTAA